The sequence below is a genomic window from Gossypium hirsutum isolate 1008001.06 chromosome A11, Gossypium_hirsutum_v2.1, whole genome shotgun sequence.
AAGCAAAGCACGAATTGCAAGCTTAATGGTTTCTTGTCCAGAGGTTTCCTTATAGTTCTTCTCTAGGAACTCTCTGATTGAGTTAGAGTTTCTACCAGTGGCATTAGCTTTCCAGGCTGAAAATGTCCCTGATGGATCCGTCTGATATAGTGACGGTACACCAGAGTATGGATCAAAGCCCACAATCAGAGTTGAGAGACCAAACGGCCTAACACCTCCGCTTTGAGTGTACTTCTGCTGAAGACCTGCAACGTATCGAGTAATATACTCAACAGTAACTGGATCTTCAACAGTCAGCCTGTGGCTTTGACATTCAATCCGAGCCCTATTTATGAGGACTCGAGCATCGGCTTTGAGGCCAGCACATGCCAGTGCAATGTGATTATCCAAGTTCACAATCTTCTTAACCGATCTACACAAATAGAAGCAGTAAAAGGGTAAAAAAAAACAGCCCATTTTGAGGAAATTGAAAAAGTGAAGGTTTTCCCTAATATACAAGTTTTTACCATAAAATTCCTAAAGTTTTTATTTTCGATATCATCAAGATTAACCTTTCGGTTTCCCTACTTGAGCCATAAGATCAAGTATTTTGACATGATAGCGATAAGCTTAAGCTAAATTATGATGTATCCCTTTATTCCTAAATCCAAATcaataaaaccctaaaccctaaatttattttgaattagaCGTAATTAAAGAGTCGATATTTAAGAGGGAAAAAATGGAAATATGTAGGTGGAGGAAAGTATAGCAAAGGCAAACCTGGAGTCCTGGAGCTTGGCGGTAGATTTTTTCTCGACGCCGAGGACGACGATGTCAGTGCCGCGGACACCAACGGCGGCGTTACCTTTACGGACTGCTTCGAGGGCGTATTCAACTTGGAACAAATGGCCGTCCGGCGAGAACACTGTGATTGCTCTATCGTACCTCGCCATTTTCTTCTATTCCTTGGATTTGCTTTTGTTATTCAAGACTTGGTTGGATAGCCTGGTACTTTTTACTTAAGCGACAAGAAGCTCTAAAAAGAAAAAGGGACACTTACGtaaattttcatggaaaaaaatttataatagcatttcttttaatatttattttcttttcctacAAGAAACGAATTTGTAGAAATTAAAAGGATTTAAGCTTTGAGTCACAATTTGACTCAagaattgttatatatatatataatttaaacataatgataaatttagtcttcaacacttatatttttttttgttaatttagccCTATTTTTTACCTAAATTTGGTGTTTAATCTTTCAATAAAAGgtcaaatagttttttttaatgaaaattatgaTTAAAACCAGAATTTTCAACGATGTTGGCTTGGCAACTTGCATGGCAATTTATGTGCACATCATGTTAACATAACATCATTTGTCTTATATTTCATGCCaacaaaaaattcacaaattataaaaataaaaaaactaaaataaagcaaaatcaaaattaataatataaaaaaggtctcaaaaattcaaaaaaaattagcatGGAGTACATATGAACTGTCATACAGGTTGtggtgtttaaaaatttaacacttTAATTagtattttcgttaaaaaaaatcattttgactctttttaaaaatgttgatggtcaaatttgattctttttaaaaagttgagagtcaaatttagctaaaaaaagaataaatgccaaattgacaaaaatataaACGTTAAAAACTATCTTTTTTTGTACAAAAAGAAGGAAACAAGGAAACTAAATTCGAATTACCCCCTCTCCACAAGCATTGCTATGGAGTAAGGGTTTAAGGCTTGTCAACTACGTCTCAAGATGAACCAAACCTCTCTCAATGTTCTGAGCTAAATTCACCAAGCGGTCCTTGTAACTATTTCTTTCACAATGAATGTGTCGAACCTCGGTCACTCATCCTTCATTTATCAAGTTACGGCAATATTTAATCAAAGTACCTGAAGGATGACTGTTCTCAAAAGGTCGTCGAGGAATTGTACCACCAGTAGAGCATCTAAGTCCACCACAAGCCGATGAATCCCCAAGGATTTTATAAGACAAAGACCAACTCGAACCCCCATAATTCTGCCTATAGGCTATCCGTTATCTCGATATTCATCATAAATCCTCCAATCCTGTGAGCCCCGCTATTTAGTATAAGACCCCCGGCTGAAGCTGTAACACTCTTAACCagtatccgctgccagaacagggtttcagagcattactaccatttgcagatcacttaaaaaaattaaaatacttaccgattcaatgcatcatttaaaataaatatattaccattaaatcaacagtttggcacttgtataagcatcaaacaacaacattgttagtatacttgcacatatctcatataaattcaacattgatatatctattttctcgacatgtcgcacttgagtttaataatagtctcaattacataatttccttgtatcaacatatcaaagataatcatatatgtatatgtcatgaaacatatcatgctcttaccgttttttcacaagcatatatcattcatttcattatatcaatattttatgcttcatcatttccatatattttatgtatatttattctggtaatagcttatatcaaacttaacataaattatattccatgtacttatacttatttcgtttatccattttcgtaattatttcatacaacgcttttgtacatatatttccatatgaccagttcttgtaaacatttcacacaaccatttcatataaccattcgtcatctgatatattttacctgaatatcaattgttcaacagatgttatagcgtctcccatccacggtcttatttatctttaacgtgatgccatagtgtctttcaactatggttgtactcattttctgtcatgttgccatggtatctttcaaccatggtcttattcttttcatgtcacgttgccatggtatctttcaaccatggtcttacacatctcatatcaggttgccatggtatctttcaaccatggtcttacacacaggttgccatggtatctttcaaccatggtcttacacatttcatatcagagagcacactcccgtgaacctcatccttacaatgggattaccagtccaggctaaatcccctgcaacgacaattactctaatgagcttggatctgaattaccagtccaagctaaattcagaccctaattcggattacccgtccgggctaaatccattttacacatattcttcgggagggctatatcaggataggatcacccgtccgggctagatcctttttaccgtcaattccttttcagagatccatcgaattttcctttcattcaatcgggatttcttctccttttatcaaatttatcaatgtttcataaattttcatacaatgaacattcaaatcatattcacataaataacatacaatctcaagcatttaagaatataattcaagttacacgaacttacctcattgcttgtttgtgtttataatttcattaatctgatatcttttcttttccacgatcaagtctcatatttgagtcgcccggatctttataaataaatttgatcatcatttttattcatttcatattctaatgcatttaattaatgctctaggcaaaattaccattttgcccctaaacgtttaattaatgacgatttcatccttagggttaggaaaataaaattcttgcaatttaatccttatttccagctattattctcatatatattgataacaatccatgaattctataaaatatcagaatttttcataatttcaacactttttaatttaatccctaaaacaggttttcccccgatcttgaactaaattaataatttcattcaattttgtaatttaaataataaaataatccatttcatgcaatttggtcatttctgacatgtttacaaaatttcccataaagttttacttttattcaatttagtccctgagcctaaaatatgcaaattagccatgctagatgaatattcatacatatttttcctcctcctgctcttcattccacatccttaatgtagataacacacttgtaagtaacattatccataatttttattatttacttttatgaatattcaagctgtctatctgcatcatagtcactaaattatttatatctggatctatagaactcaaaattaatatccaataattttccctgaatctagactcatatatattcataccataaaaatttcagaattttttgtttagccaataagtacagtttattctttaaagttacccctgttctgctgtctgacagttctgacccctcttcaccaaaaattaattatctcctcatacaggattcaaatgatgttcttgtttgtttatattaaaaatagactcattaaggattttataaatataaatttaagcccctaattatttttattcaattttttatgatttttcaaattcataacaggggaacccaaattcattctgaccttgtctcacaaaattaattatatctcaaattttaaaaatccattgcttacactatttattctatgagaaactatactcaataatctttgattccatattttttcatcttctaattcgatttatacattttatggtgatttttcaaagttagtctactgctgttgtccaaactgtttttgtgcaagctattaattaccatgttataacacccttattttctttttctacaccatttctcatcattttctcttattttctcttcactaacatatcaaaaacataggaccttatgtaagaaaactctactataacattatttccatgctttgtcaataataacgaacttaaaaacatattgaaatcttgatatacttaccttgttctattgatactaatctttaacttgattttctctctccttcagcttctatttcttgaatccaacttgatattctaactccccatgctctccttaacatttttgtctcttggtagctatggaaattcatttgatttttgggtgaaaatggtgaatttttggtaaaaagaccaaattgtaaagaaagcaaaactttctttcttcctctctttctctcacgttagtgcatgggaaaatatggatgagaatttctcatctttctttctttatatactaataaataattataaaatatcttattaaagtattaataaaataatatttatctaattaaataattataaaatatcaaaatatctctagcatcattattactttctagatttctctctcttccaattgaccattttgcccttcattatcttttaaaattccatccttgagtcatcatttaatttggtaaaattacaatttagtccctcatagttcttcatctattcaatttggtcctaattcatccattttccttagtttctagatcattccactcctaaattatttacactattggtccttcaactttttcatatttacactttaacccttcaaattatgaatatttactcttgtgcaacaaaacttttctcacttttacaatttagtcctttcttgaattaatatatcataatatacttctcaatattgacataactcaaaattttcctttttgtcactttatttccttttttactatatcaaggataatatcttactgtaaaaaattTCAAGGTATTACAGAAGCTAAGCATGAGCGAAATTTTACAGCCCCATCTGTACTGAGTATGTAACTTCCTTGAGGTGGTTTGTTCATTTCATCCAGTGTGGTCCTCGAGCTAACCTTGGCGTAACAACACTCATGGCAGCAAAGATGTCTATAACAAGCTTCTGATCATATTGCAACACACACAAACCTGTTggatttttccctttaaagacaAAATTATTCTACTTTTCCAAAATCCCCACATAATGGGAATAAATAAAACACCTAAGGCAAATTAAACTTTACTTGGCACTTAGATATGTTGTTTCATTGTAGCCAAACATGAAATGAAACAAAGAAGAAATCAGGTTGCCAAGTAGTGACCTAAAGATCCATCCAAAGTTCCTTTGTTGGTAAACATTCACAAACAATATAATCAAAAGATTCAGTATCATGCCCACAAAGCGAGCAAGTTGCTCAACAACCATATTTTTAAACACACGAATTTGATTTTAAGGCAAttcaaattaaccaaccaaataAAGAAACAAAGTCATTTTGGACATTGTAACCTCCAAATCCATGCAAAATTAACATTACAACAAGAGTAGAAGATGTTGAGACTAGCATTTTATAGGCATAACCTACCGAGAATTGACCATCACTTTCAAGAGCCCAACAACAAAcgttaggttgaatttcaatagtAGAAATCAGTAAAGGAACAACAGCAATCTTTAATAAAGATGCCAAATCAAGGTCATTTTCAACCACGGACAAATCCCATTGTCTATTACTAACAATATACTCCAAGAACTTGTTCGTTCGATGTTCCCACTCATTATTTTGATATTGTCGCGACAAAGGAGCATTGCCTACCCACCAATCGCTCCAAAAATAAACCTGTTGACCAGCTCTTATTCTCCATTTGCAGCCAGATTTAATAATGGGTCGAATCTTAAAAATCCATGCCAAGTAGAAAAAGCATTCGACATTTGTTCCACCTTCATAAAGGATGCATCATGCACATATTTCTTCCTAAAAACATCACACCAAAAGGAATTCTTCTTGTTAAAGAGACTCCAACCAACCTTTAATAACATGGCTAAATTATTTTGTCGAGCTTGTCGCAACCCTAAACCACCTTTCTCCTTTAAGCAACAAACTTGCAACCAACTCGCTAAGTGATTCCGTAAGGTTTCGCAGAACCTCATCTTAAAAAATATTGTTAGTACGATCTAATTGATTACACACAAAGATAGGCAGGAGAGCCGATTGCATTGTATATAAGGGAATAACACTCGTTGTAGATTGTATAAGTATTCTCTTTCCAATAGGTGAAAATTTTTTGCCTTTCCAATCCTCAGCTTTTTCATTACCAATCAATAATGTAAGAGTATATCTCCTTAGAGGCTCTTTTATAAATAAGAGGCACCCCTAGATATTTTCCCAAGTCATCGGTTAGACGAATGCCACATATTTGACTTAAATGAGAAATGATTGTTGCATGGATATTTTTGAAGATAAAAAGCTTAGACTTCTCCAAATTAACAATAAGACCTGACACTAAGCTAAACTTTTGAAGACAATCTTTTACCACTCACACCTGTGTCTATTTCGCCTTTGCAAAAAGTAGCAAGTTGTCGGCAAAGAATACATGGGACAAAGTCAATCCTTgcctaaaaattttgaaaggttgtCCAAGAATAATTGACTtcccatttcaatatcatatggGACAGCTTTTCTATTGCAAGGATAAATAAATATGGCGAAAAGAGGTCTCATTGATGCAAACCCTTCATAGGTTGAAATTCATCCAATCGTTAACCATTACAAATGGATGATATTTTACTCGAGCGTACACAAAACATTATGAGTTCTACAATACCCCTGAGCACTCGGAAATCCACCAAAGTCTCCTGTAAAAAACAACCCAACTCACACTGTCATATACTTTGTGTAAATCAATTTTGAATATCATAGCCCCCTATTGTCCTTGCAAACACATCATCAAATGAACCGCTTCTTGAGTAATCAAGATATTATCCAGAGTACTTCGTCCTGCCAAAAAACTTTTCTGAAAGGGTTCAATAACACGTTTCAAAATAGGACGTATTCTGTTAACCAACACTTTAGAAAGCACTTATAAGAACTATTAAACAGACTGATAGGGCAGAACAGAGTCATGTTATCAGCATCAATAACCTTAAGGATAAGGATAAGAAATACCTTCAAAATGTTTTCATCGAACTTACTTATAGAATAGGCCTCCCGCACAAATTGAAAGAAACTATCTTTAATTGTATCCCATGATCACTGCAAAAGAAAAATGGTTGGATGCCATTCGGTCCCGCGGCTTTAAGAGCTTTCATAAAAAAACAACGTCGATTTAACTTCCTCCATGCTAACTTTTACAGTCAAATTCTTACACTATTCGACAGTATATTAGGAACAATACAAGGAATAATTATCATGCACAAGACTCACCCTCATGTCCCTAAAGAGGTACTTAAAGAAATCCACAATGTGCTCATGGATGGTCTTGGTATTAGACACCCACCGCCCCTCAATCAAAAGGCCTCTTGTTCTACTTCGACTTCGACAGATAATGGTAAACAAATGGAAGAACTCAATATTCCTTTCACCATGAACTATCCAATCAAGCCTAGATTTTTGGAACCATAATAATTTTTCTTGAACTAACACTTGTTGATATCCCTTATTTAGTTCCATTTCTAACTCTTGAAGAGccagaaaatacaaaaaaatcgaAGAGTTTTGAATACCATTCAACCGTTTAATTAAGGTATTCTTCCTTCGAAAAATATTCCCCAAACTAGTCTCTTTCCACTTTTTAATCATCCTCGTAGCATTCTTAATATCTTCTATCATCGAACCAGCATTTTCTCGCCACCATTGATTAAAAATGATCGGGAATTCATCATGAGTTAACCATGCAACTTAAAATCTAGAAGGATGTTTTTCTTTTGGTGGGATGCCCCCTGCATCAGTATTGAAAAGTATTGGATGATGGTTAGAAAATAACTGTAGAAGATTAAAAACATATAACTCAGGAAAGCATTAAGCCGCAACAATATTAATAAGAACCCTATCAAGGCGTTCTTGCAAAATAATTCTCCCATGCAACTTACGAGCCCACGTAAACTTTGAATCGGAAAAGCCAGCATCTAAAAGGTTACATTCACTCCACTGATCCCTAAACTGCAGCATGCGCTCAAAACAATCACCTAACCCTCCACAGCGTTCATCCAAAAAAGCAAAATAGTTAAAATGTTCCCAAAAGAAATTTTTTGCCtcagaagaaggttgaagataaGAAAATGATGAAACCACACATTATCACCCTCCTTAACCTCACAAGGAATAACCTATTCCATAGAGTTCTTGACCACTAAATCCAATctatttttatggtaaaaaagaATTAATCCACCACGAAAACCCAATCTCGGTACCTCGAAGAAGCCATCGAAACTCAACTTCCTTGCTAAACACAATCCCGATCTTGAACTATCTTTTGTCTCAAGTAAAGAAAGAACATTCGATCTTTCACGGAACACCAAATCTTTACAATTCTGTAAAAGGGGACTGTTACCCACCCCTCTACAATTCCAGGTTATAGATatcattaaacaataaaatttgaaGAATCATTCACCCATAGAATGAGCCCCCCTTTCTGCGCTAACAAAGCTAATTGACCATCTTGTATTTCTACTTGTTTAACTTTTCCATTGTCGAGTCTGACGGATCACCTATATGTTCAACCACTATCTCCGTTGACACTCCTAATGTAGTCGACTGTAAAACCAAAGCCTGACCAACATCTGCTTCCATTGGGTCTCTTCTGACCTCGGTTCCGCCTTTGAAGATTGACCAatcatttttaaattgattttttttatttttttttatttttataaaaagcatatatttttttaatctttaaagttatataaattgaattttttatttaaattttcctaaagtttaacttttttttttcaaattttttttataatttttatatgtttttgaagttttagaATTTGTTagaagttaatatattttaaatttggtttaatatatcaaaaagctcctacaaaataatttaataattaattgagttCTCAATAGAAAACAACATTCAATTGAGTCCTTAATCGAATATAAGCAATCAATTAAGCTCTCGAATAACAAATTTTCATGTAAGTATTTTATATTCATTAACTTCGTCACGTGGCACACCAAAGTTTTTTCACATGGAAAAAATAGATAATTTCCTTTAAAAGTgcctaaaaaacataaaagatatataaaaaaatttctttaaaattttctacaattataaaaatttagatttttcaaacaaaaaatagaatttataaaagttataaaaaaatttacaaaaaatataaaaaattataataattataataattaaaaatataaaaaattaagctTAATATATCAAAAAGCccctataaaaaattttaataatcaattgagctttcaattaaAAACAACACTTAATTGAACTCTTAATTGAATATAAACAATCAATTAGCCCTCGAAAAACCAATTTTCAGGTAAGCCTCTAACATCCGTTAACTTCACCATGTGGCGCACTAGGGTTGTGCCATGTGACAAAATTTGGTaatttcctttaaaatttttaaaaacataaaattttaaatatataaataattattaaaataaattagaattttggaaaattaaaataaagagatttttcaaaaattataaaaatttgcaaaaaaattattaaaaaattatatgaaaatataaaaaattatattttttatggatttatctTTGAGATTAATCAACTTTTCAATATCATCAATATCAATACAAGCATCAACGTCACCTTACACAGTGTCGTCACTGGGGAACCTAAACCTCTCCACTTCAATCAATTATTTATATGGCACATTAGTGAACTATGCAAActcttttacataatttttaataattttataatttttataatttttatattttttgtaatttttaatatatttttttcaatttgtatATTGAAAAAGTCTTTGATTTGTACGCgttcaaaataatttctttcaatcTTCTGTTAGAACAGAAGTTAGGACaaaacaaatttttaacaagGTAAAACAAATAGCAAGGAAAGGGGAGAATCAACATCGATATTTGTTAAGGTAGTTTAGATCAACAATCCTACTTCTATGGAGTCTCACTCAAATAATGatcttataattttattcaacaaTCCAACTGAATACCTATTGGCTAAAGCTTAAAGCTTAAAGCCCAACTTATTCTTACAACAATGGATTTTTGTAACTCCAATAATGGCTAGATTGTTACAAATAACTTTCCTAAATAAATTACTTTACAATCAAATATAAACTCTCTAAACAATACTTAAAAGAATGTAGCAACAAGAAAACTCAACAAAGCAGTAAAAAAGacacttaaaaattaaaagaacttTGCTTTACTAGCACGATTTTCTCTGCTTTACTAGCATGACTAGGGTTTTGTTTTGagatttatttttgtgtttcttgATAGCAACGGTAGTTTTCGACAGGCTCATCGTTGGTTTTTTTTGGGGGTTTTTGGCTGATTTAGAACATGAGTAGGCGGATTTATCGTTGGATGATAGGGAGGAAGAGGGTTTGGTGGTACCCACAGAAGTTGATTCACAATCGATGGTGTCTGAATTTAGTATTTTCGGCTATTTTCTGACAGCAAGTATAGTTCACTTTTCTACTATGAAGAGCACTATGGTGAATGTTTGGCATCCTGTTAAAGGTGATTAGATTTCAGATCTTGGAGACAAACATTTTTTGTTTAAGTTCTTTCATAGGATAGATTTTTAACTTATTGGACTTTTAATAACCATTTGTTGGTGTTTCATAGGCTAGAGAGGGGGAAGGATTCAGTGAATGTTCCTTTGTTATATGTGAGTTTTTTGGTTCAAGTGTAGGATCTACCTAGGGGATTATTCTTAGAAGTTATGGTGTGATAGTTTGGAAATTTTATGAGTAATTTCTTGGATTATGATTCGAAGAGTTTTGCCGAAACCATTTTGAAAgtcgactttttattttgaaaaaaacgaaaattgagagtcgccaccaaACACATTTTTATATGAGGCGTGATcggtcacctcgtaatttgatcattttaataagagatttgatttattaaaacaatggtTTTGATCTACGAAAATCTAAGAAATGAGTTTGGgaatcggttacgtacgaggaaggattagcacccttgtaacgcctaaaattggtacctaattgattaattcgTATCATAGTGTCGAAAGTTGAagacttgaaaataattttaaaaatatggccTCTCTTTGtattaatgctaattttacttaCGATTTGCTTGAATAAATCAAGATAAACATTAAAGACCCTATCGTCTCGAGGTAACAcaatgtcacatcccgtaagttaggacataacACTTTGAACCTttgagaataagcttgcctttattttttatttgaaatcttatggattttaaatttaaaaaggatTACTCGGTTATTTGGGTccaacgaggaaaatcgaaaccccgtaagttagggcacgactttcTCGAGTTTCCAAATCAGAGCATTGCCTTACTTGAAAATCTTCTTTTTTATGAATTTGGGtgaaaattaatgtaatatttaaaatgataaacaATATacgataaaatattataataacaatGATGTAATTACAAAGATGAATACAATATTAGTAGATTAGTATCGATAAAAAAGTAAAGCAATAAAACGGAAATGCATGATATAAAAACAAGCAATCATAACAtagaaatgtttgaaaatgaatgGAATAAAAAAGGAGGAAACAAATGATAAACAAAtggataaataagtaaatattagtAGTAAGAAAATACACGAACCaacaaatatttataaagaaaatattCACTCTACAAACTTTAATATGTGTATAAAGCATatggaataataaataaataagtaagtaaaatagatatacataatgtcaagtttacattttttttaatgtgaaaaataataaaatagcaaagatgagataataataataataataataataataataataataataataaagtgtgTGAGTAAAGGGATAAATAAATagatacaataaataaatattaaggaaaataattaaggaatatcaaaaataaaaggaccaaatgaagatataaataaaattagaagtaCAATTTGTAATAAAGTACAAAAAAGAAAGATAACAatgaataataatagtaataataataataataacaacaatagatgtagtaaaaaacataaataatctaaatttttaaaaaatatatataaaggatAATAAATAGATtgatgaataaataataataataataataataatataggcacaaataaaataaataattaatgaaagaaaattaaagattaaaagaaatgaaagaacaataaataaatgaatacaagaattaaaataaaaatgcaaacgaataatatatataaaataagtaaatgaacaagcaaatgggtaaaataaaacaataatgaaTGTATAAGcaagtaaatgaaataaatgaataaataaatgacttgaaataaaaaaagggcttaattgaaaCTTAAATGAAATCAAAAGGAAAgattgaacaaaataaataaaaagggggttaaagtgaaataaaaataaaattatagggtgaaatttaaagaaaaaaaccaaaaaatggactaaattgcaacgaGCTACCAAAATAGAAGGGCCTAATGTGCAAATAACCCATGCACTAAGAACACGCGGGTCTTGAAATGGGTCGAGTCGGACCATGGGTCAGCCCAAAACGGCACCTTTTCTGGTGCTTAACCCATTAAAACtgtttaaggaccaaattgaaacaaaactaaattttgtggtaaaatttaagaaaaaagaaaaataaggtaGGACTAAATTGGAACACGCTATAAAAGCGGAAGGACC
It includes:
- the LOC107895982 gene encoding proteasome subunit alpha type-7 yields the protein MARYDRAITVFSPDGHLFQVEYALEAVRKGNAAVGVRGTDIVVLGVEKKSTAKLQDSRSVKKIVNLDNHIALACAGLKADARVLINRARIECQSHRLTVEDPVTVEYITRYVAGLQQKYTQSGGVRPFGLSTLIVGFDPYSGVPSLYQTDPSGTFSAWKANATGRNSNSIREFLEKNYKETSGQETIKLAIRALLEVVESGGKNIEVAVMTKEHGLRQLEEAEIDAIAAEIEAEKEAAEAAKKAPPKEK